A window from Culex pipiens pallens isolate TS chromosome 3, TS_CPP_V2, whole genome shotgun sequence encodes these proteins:
- the LOC120419000 gene encoding collagen alpha-1(III) chain → MGPVKWAALLVTLCVTARGAKLENSDKLALNLEVRSSPVALEDSPLSRVKRNKFRGQTQSQYLHFGDNQDGKAEAEATHHGSRAVVVGSSGMGQAQSQSMGGDCTSCYGGGVDGGSYLYDARPDPLRIPDGGAGGARPGDRLRLPDGYDYREPGTGGAGDGHGRPGTGRPGYGDGSRPGVDSFGRPIGTDGRPGGRPGDSVGPGVDSFGRPLGPGGRPVDTTGGTGVDSFGRPLGPGGRPADTTGGPGLDSFGRPLGPGGRPIDTTGGTGVDAHGRPLGPGGRPVDTTGGPGVDSQGRPLGPGGRPVDTIGGPGVDAFGRPLGPGGRPVDTTGGPGVDSFGRPLGPGGRPVDTTGGSGVDSFGRPLGPGGRPVDTTGGPGVDTHGRPLGPGGRPVDTTGGPGFDSQGRPLGPGGRPVDTSGGPGVDAHGRPLGPGGRPVDTTGGPGVDSFGRPLGPGGRPVDTTGGPGFDSQGRPLGPGGRPVDTSGGPGVDAHGRPLGPGGRPVDTTGGPGVDSFGRPLGPGGRPVDTFGGPGVDSQGRPLGPGGRPVDTTGGPGVDSFGRPLGPGGRPVDTIGGHGVDAYGRPLGPGGRPVDTIGGPGVDSFGRPLGPGGRPVDTTGGRGPQPHVVGPPLSGVGTTHGGQSIYHTGHSVTLPGHDHTVVNPTGGLTVLVGTGSPKQTVIGSDSRLDGHGPVKILSGPADSSGPPKQTVYAHPGGVTVLVGTGGPHQTVHHLPVSGYTSGGHAESGYATTGPGQLHTGTGVIHPGATVGTGAGSGVATGTGQWPSGQQPGGGQYPVGPGASVGQYPYQGVGTGSGVGTAAGTGQWPSGQHPGGVAQYPAGPGGVGGQYPGTGVGQYPGTGGGLPGGAYPGTAGQYPGGTSHIPGGGVPGYYPGTGSGQHPAGTGQYPGTGQYYPGGAGVGVAGVGGAGSGPGVSGTGGVGQHGGQQGGGVGQYPGTGVTGGPGYQYQPGTSGQHPAGTGQYPGSSGLPGAGTGQYYPGGTGAGGLPGGAGQHGGGVGTGLGQQGGVGTGLGQQGGVGTGSGLQGGVGTGLGQQGGGVGQYPGTGVSGGPGYPGTVGAGQYPGVSGLPGTSGQYPGGQYPGTGAGGVPGYSGYPGTSGAGHYPGTSGTPGAGTGQYYPTGPGVGGAGAGVAGTGGIGQHGGQLSTGAGAGVGQQGGGVGQYPGAGAPGGYPYPGTSGQYPGTSGIPGAGTGQYYPGGTGMGGLPGGVGQHGGQLSTGAGTGLGQQGGGVGQYPGTGVAGGPGYPYQPGTSGQYPGGQYPGTGAGGGPGYTGYPGTSGAGQYPGTSGMPGVGGGQYYPGGTGAGQAGVGGAGIGQTGGVGTGGVGVGQQAGYRPGQRPSSVDQYPSTIPQGGVAQGGQGGGDAANVQLIGDDDDSFSQAETSVKNGEAMASAQGRKNGGTAQTQVSGTYTATGSFSASAQTSDSDRSAQSQVSGGKDGALSSAQGTGGIGKSQSQVQVNSKTGGTSATSQSGGLGHESQSEVVANEKGGLADAQSSGPGQTSSQAQIGFRPQGEDNGQVNIFNGGGQASAQSGAHTGQSQSQISGNFNFGISYHGAAQAASGNKEQVSRYREKGKQLFQSIGLFGKTNNGASVRRESDVVDPQGLRLRTSQQSAVSDFQSLIPKPNEEPEYEEEDEEYEEDDYETTDTIPVGAKAKPFKPPSDDEEKKTTIVELPPPTLPALVTTVRPNRNYNINNGNGKTFSQNAPTQKQTAVVSNLDKYKVVQTQNGKTTVHDAATEAIPTGFSDIHGQQTTVLQQELSTPGATVEVPSTTPKLNTRYLPSKHLDANGNRIPAGGSAGKHQPNPDSYISVTKQVTGIDENSKVPAIPGKNYESTYYTKSSTCGYFTFSCNIVYGENGRSKICRPKPPTNGKC, encoded by the exons ATGGGGCCCGTCAAGTGGGCGGCACTTCTGGTCACGTTGTGCGTAACGGCACGAGGCGCCAAACTAGAAAAT AGTGATAAACTAGCCTTAAACTTAGAAGTAAGATCGTCTCCAGTAGCACTTGAAGATAGTCCATTAAGTAGAGTTAAGCGAAACAA aTTTCGGGGCCAAACCCAGTCACAGTACTTACATTTCGGCGATAATCAAGACGGTAAAGCGGAAGCCGAAGCAACCCATCATGGATCGAGAGCGGTAGTAG TGGGTTCCAGTGGCATGGGTCAGGCCCAGAGTCAGTCTATGGGCGGTGACTGTACTTCGTGCTACGGAGGAGGTGTTGACGGTGGATCTTATCTATATG ATGCCAGGCCTGACCCGTTGAGAATACCCGATGGCGGTGCTGGTGGTGCCAGACCAGGTGATAGACTGAGACTTCCAGATGGGTACGATTACCGGGAGCCGGGAACTGGTGGTGCAGGTGATGGACATGGAAGACCCGGAACTGGGAGACCGGGCTACGGAGATGGAAGCAGACCGGGGGTGGATTCTTTTGGAAGACCCATTGGTACTGATGGAAGACCTGGCGGTCGTCCTGGCGATAGTGTTGGTCCAGGAGTAGATTCGTTTGGACGACCTTTGGGACCTGGAGGTCGGCCTGTTGACACTACTGGTGGAACTGGAGTAGATTCCTTTGGCAGACCATTGGGACCTGGAGGTCGGCCAGCGGACACAACAGGTGGTCCCGGACTAGATTCATTCGGTAGACCGTTGGGACCTGGAGGAAGACCGATTGACACGACAGGGGGAACTGGAGTTGATGCGCATGGAAGACCATTAGGACCTGGAGGAAGACCCGTTGATACAACCGGTGGTCCTGGAGTAGATTCACAGGGTAGACCATTGGGACCTGGAGGAAGGCCAGTGGATACAATCGGTGGACCCGGAGTCGATGCGTTTGGACGACCTTTGGGACCTGGCGGTAGACCAGTAGATACAACTGGTGGTCCTGGAGTCGACTCGTTTGGTAGACCATTGGGACCTGGGGGCAGACCAGTGGATACAACCGGTGGTTCCGGAGTAGACTCATTCGGCAGACCATTGGGACCTGGGGGACGACCAGTAGATACAACTGGAGGTCCTGGAGTTGATACGCATGGAAGACCATTAGGACCTGGAGGAAGGCCAGTAGATACGACCGGAGGTCCTGGATTTGATTCACAAGGAAGACCATTGGGACCCGGAGGACGGCCAGTAGATACCTCTGGAGGCCCTGGAGTCGATGCTCATGGAAGACCTTTGGGACCTGGAGGCCGACCGGTAGATACGACAGGTGGTCCTGGAGTCGATTCGTTCGGAAGACCATTGGGACCTGGAGGAAGGCCAGTAGATACGACCGGAGGTCCTGGATTTGATTCACAAGGAAGACCATTGGGACCCGGGGGACGACCAGTAGATACCTCTGGAGGCCCTGGAGTTGATGCACACGGAAGACCATTAGGACCCGGGGGAAGGCCGGTTGATACCACCGGTGGACCGGGAGTCGATTCGTTTGGAAGACCATTGGGACCTGGAGGAAGGCCAGTCGATACATTCGGTGGTCCCGGGGTTGATTCCCAGGGAAGACCGTTGGGACCCGGAGGAAGACCAGTAGACACAACCGGTGGACCAGGAGTAGATTCATTTGGAAGACCGTTGGGACCCGGCGGGCGACCAGTAGATACGATTGGTGGTCATGGAGTTGATGCGTATGGAAGACCATTAGGACCCGGCGGAAGACCAGTAGATACGATCGGTGGCCCAGGTGTAGATTCTTTTGGAAGACCATTGGGACCTGGTGGAAGACCTGTGGATACGACGGGAGGCCGAGGACCACAACCGCATGTCGTTGGACCACCATTGAGCGGCGTTGGGACTACTCATGGCGGACAATCTATCTACCATACGGGTCACTCTGTCACCCTTCCAGGACACGACCATACTGTCGTTAACCCTACCGGAGGCCTTACGGTACTCGTTGGAACCGGTAGTCCAAAGCAAACAGTGATTGGATCTGACAGCAGGTTGGATGGGCACGGTCCAGTGAAAATATTATCCGGACCAGCGGATAGCAGTGGCCCTCCCAAGCAAACTGTTTACGCTCATCCTGGAGGAGTCACCGTTCTGGTCGGTACCGGAGGTCCTCATCAAACTGTGCACCACTTGCCCGTCTCGGGGTACACTTCCGGTGGTCATGCAGAATCGGGTTATGCCACAACGGGACCGGGACAGCTTCACACAGGCACTGGTGTAATCCATCCAGGAGCTACTGTCGGAACCGGTGCTGGATCAGGCGTTGCCACTGGTACAGGACAATGGCCATCTGGTCAGCAACCCGGAGGTGGTCAATACCCAGTGGGTCCAGGTGCATCGGTTGGACAGTACCCATACCAAG GAGTCGGAACAGGTAGTGGAGTTGGTACTGCTGCTGGTACAGGACAATGGCCATCTGGACAACATCCTGGAGGAGTTGCTCAGTACCCAGCGGGACCAGGAGGAGTTGGTGGACAATATCCGGGAACAGGTGTAGGGCAATACCCAGGAACAGGTGGAGGACTTCCGGGTGGAGCATATCCAG GAACCGCCGGTCAATATCCGGGAGGTACCTCACATATCCCTGGAGGTGGTGTACCTGGGTATTATCCTGGAACGGGATCAGGACAGCATCCCGCGGGAACTGGTCAATATCCTGGAACAG GTCAATACTACCCTGGAGGAGCTGGAGTGGGAGTAGCTGGAGTAGGAGGCGCTGGCAGCGGACCAGGAGTTTCTGGCACTGGCGGCGTTGGTCAACACGGAGGACAACAGGGCGGAGGAGTCGGTCAATATCCTGGTACGGGAGTCACTGGAGGTCCAGGATATCAATACCAGCCGGGAACATCTGGACAGCATCCCGCAGGAACGGGTCAATATCCCGGAAGCAGCGGATTACCTGGAGCAGGAACAG GTCAATACTACCCTGGAGGAACTGGAGCGGGTGGCCTACCCGGTGGCGCTGGTCAACATGGAGGCGGAGTAGGAACAGGGTTGGGTCAACAAGGCGGAGTAGGAACAGGATTGGGTCAACAGGGTGGAGTTGGTACAGGTTCGGGTCTGCAGGGCGGAGTAGGCACAGGATTGGGTCAACAAGGCGGAGGAGTCGGACAATACCCTGGTACTGGAGTTTCCGGTGGCCCTGGATATCCGGGTACTGTAGGAGCGGGTCAATACCCCGGTGTAAGCGGCTTACCTGGAACATCCGGACAGTATCCCGGAGGTCAATATCCCGGTACAGGAGCCGGTGGAGTTCCAGGATATTCTGGATACCCCGGAACGTCAGGGGCGGGTCATTATCCTGGAACAAGTGGAACGCCAGGTGCAGGAACAG GTCAATACTACCCCACAGGACCAGGAGTGGGAGGAGCTGGTGCAGGAGTCGCTGGTACCGGCGGTATTGGGCAACACGGCGGACAGCTATCCACTGGCGCAGGAGCTGGAGTAGGACAGCAAGGCGGTGGAGTCGGCCAGTATCCCGGCGCAGGAGCTCCTGGAGGATACCCGTACCCTGGAACATCAGGTCAATATCCCGGAACCAGCGGAATACCTGGTGCAGGAACAG GTCAATACTACCCAGGAGGAACCGGAATGGGAGGCTTACCTGGCGGCGTTGGTCAACACGGAGGTCAACTGTCAACCGGAGCAGGAACTGGATTGGGACAACAGGGCGGAGGAGTAGGTCAATACCCCGGTACTGGAGTTGCAGGCGGACCTGGATATCCGTACCAACCTGGAACTTCAGGACAGTATCCCGGAGGTCAATATCCCGGAACAGGAGCTGGTGGAGGTCCAGGTTATACTGGATACCCTGGAACGTCAGGTGCGGGTCAATATCCCGGAACAAGCGGAATGCCTGGAGTAGGAGGAG GTCAATACTATCCAGGAGGAACTGGAGCGGGTCAGGCTGGCGTGGGAGGCGCCGGTATTGGACAGACTGGAGGTGTGGGAACTGGTGGAGTCGGAGTAGGCCAGCAAGCAGGATACCGTCCAGGTCAACGGCCCTCGTCGGTAGACCAGTATCCGAGCACGATACCTCAAGGTGGCGTTGCTCAGGGAGGACAAGGCGGCGGTGATGCGGCCAACGTCCAACTGATCGGTGATGACGATGATTCCTTCTCCCAGGCCGAGACTTCGGTAAAGAACGGCGAAGCAATGGCCAGTGCGCAGGGACGCAAGAACGGTGGAACGGCACAAACGCAGGTCTCGGGAACGTACACGGCGACGGGATCGTTCAGTGCCAGCGCTCAGACAAGTGATAGCGACCGGTCTGCACAGTCGCAAGTATCGGGCGGTAAAGACGGAGCGTTGAGTTCGGCTCAGGGCACCGGTGGTATCGGTAAATCCCAGTCCCAGGTTCAAGTCAACTCAAAAACGGGAGGAACGTCCGCTACATCCCAGAGTGGAGGGTTGGGTCATGAAAGTCAATCGGAGGTCGTGGCAAACGAAAAGGGAGGTCTTGCGGATGCGCAGTCCAGCGGACCTGGACAGACCTCGTCGCAGGCTCAGATCGGATTCCGTCCGCAAGGAGAAGACAACGGTCAGGTGAACATCTTCAACGGAGGAGGACAAGCGTCGGCTCAATCTGGGGCACACACTGGACAGAGTCAGTCGCAGATCAGTGGAAACTTCAA CTTTGGTATTTCGTACCATGGTGCTGCCCAGGCAGCATCCGGAAACAAGGAACAGGTGTCGCGCTATCGGGAGAAGGGAAAGCAGCTCTTCCAGTCTATTGGTCTGTTTGGAAAGACCAACAACGG AGCTTCGGTAAGGCGAGAATCGGATGTGGTGGATCCTCAAGGTCTGCGGTTACGAACATCTCAGCAAAGTGCAG TGTCCGACTTCCAAAGCTTGATACCGAAGCCCAACGAGGAACCCGAGTACGAAGAGGAGGACGAAGAGTACGAGGAAGACGACTACGAAACGACCGACACCATTCCGGTAGGAGCCAAAGCAAAGCCTTTCAAGCCACCCAGCGATGACGAGGAGAAAAAGACGACGATCGTCGAGCTGCCACCGCCGACACTTCCAGCGCTCGTTACGACGGTCCGCCCCAACAGGAACTACAACATAAACAACGGAAACGGCAAAACGTTCTCGCAGAATGCTCCCACCCAAAAGCAGACTGCGGTAGTGTCCAACCTGGACAAGTACAAGGTGGTACAAACGCAAAACGGCAAAACGACGGTTCACGACGCGGCCACGGAAGCGATTCCCACCGGATTCAGTGACATCCACGGACAGCAGACCACAGTCCTGCAGCAGGAATTGTCGACACCGGGTGCGACCGTTGAAGTGCCCAGCACAACGCCCAAGCTGAACACGCGCTACCTGCCGTCGAAGCACCTGGACGCCAACGGTAACCGAATTCCGGCCGGAGGATCGGCAGGCAAGCATCAGCCCAACCCGGACAGCTACATCTCTGTGACGAAGCAGGTCACGGGCATCGATGAGAACAGCAAGGTTCCGGCGATTCCGGGCAAGAACTACGAGTCGACGTACTACACCAAATCGTCCACCTGCGGGTACTTTACGTTCTCCTGTAACATCGTGTACGGGGAGAACGGACGGAGCAAAATCTGCCGACCCAAGCCCCCGACTAACGGGAAGTGTTAG